One genomic region from Nitrospira sp. encodes:
- a CDS encoding thioredoxin domain-containing protein, whose translation MKIGSIVGIVGGLSGLSLLLFMTVPFRPTVPPWQPSVSETNSQVVATVGTRSITLAEVEQTVALPLYQVEEQRTKLLLESTQHLIEEELLATEAARVGITVPELIERANKSETVARVADLPRPIRQEGKSSQQHPPSPALLTSEEMSGVRRALLVQLRRNAEIRVNLPQPELPVLNVSPDDDPWTGTAQAPVTIVEFSDFECPYCKRSVAVLKELLAKYPGKLKLVYRDFPGPNHQQALSAAQAAQCAAEQSRFWVYHDALFTRQAPTTAWNFSSLAEDLGLHQSPFNACMKENRYREEVLKDLRDGLKLGVTSTPTFFINGRPLVGARPLADFQAIINPLLGTRASP comes from the coding sequence GTGAAGATCGGATCGATCGTTGGAATAGTCGGCGGCCTCAGCGGTCTGTCCCTGCTCCTGTTCATGACAGTGCCCTTCAGACCAACCGTACCACCTTGGCAGCCCTCCGTTTCAGAAACGAATTCACAGGTAGTCGCCACGGTTGGGACACGCTCTATCACGCTGGCGGAGGTTGAACAGACTGTTGCTCTACCACTGTATCAAGTGGAAGAGCAGCGGACAAAGCTGCTGCTTGAGTCGACCCAACATTTGATCGAAGAGGAATTGCTGGCGACCGAAGCGGCTAGAGTAGGCATAACCGTTCCAGAACTCATCGAGAGAGCGAACAAGTCTGAAACGGTAGCAAGAGTGGCCGATCTCCCACGGCCAATCCGTCAGGAAGGAAAGTCGTCGCAGCAACACCCGCCGTCACCTGCCTTGCTTACTTCAGAGGAAATGTCGGGAGTTCGGCGAGCGCTATTGGTTCAGTTACGTCGAAATGCAGAAATTCGCGTGAATCTCCCCCAGCCAGAACTCCCCGTGCTGAACGTCAGCCCCGACGACGATCCCTGGACCGGCACAGCCCAGGCACCGGTGACGATTGTCGAGTTCTCGGATTTTGAATGTCCCTATTGCAAGCGCAGTGTGGCAGTGCTGAAGGAACTCCTGGCAAAATATCCAGGCAAGTTGAAGCTGGTGTACCGTGACTTTCCCGGGCCGAATCATCAACAGGCTCTGTCGGCAGCCCAGGCAGCCCAGTGTGCCGCAGAGCAGAGTCGGTTTTGGGTATACCATGACGCCTTGTTCACCCGACAAGCACCGACAACCGCGTGGAATTTTTCCTCTCTCGCCGAGGACCTAGGACTGCACCAGTCGCCATTCAACGCTTGCATGAAGGAAAACCGTTACCGCGAAGAGGTGTTGAAGGATCTGCGAGATGGGCTGAAACTCGGCGTGACGAGTACCCCGACCTTCTTCATTAACGGACGTCCGTTGGTCG
- a CDS encoding sigma-54 dependent transcriptional regulator: MSHWEEKLIGTSRCFLQVKSKIPLLSRSKSTVLISGETGTGKELFARALHYSSERSGKPFVPVNCAALPDQLVENELFGHSKGAFTGALVEKQGLFHEADGGTLFLDEINSLNMVAQSKLLRVLQDQEFRPLGSTKSRVVDVKIVAATNTDLRYLVKARQFREDLFYRLNVLSVVLPPLRDRREDIPELARQFLKRSAEEFGKGDVQLSTDAIKKLMNYAWPGNVRELQSVIHHAAAMAMGDALEGQDLDLPDHEPTGSAVTCVPEGIVIDQCGFQAMKIKMIDEFERAYLSQMLSTHQGNISKAARAARKERRAFQRLLHKHGLDRRSFSAA; this comes from the coding sequence ATGTCTCATTGGGAAGAAAAGTTGATCGGAACCAGCCGGTGTTTTCTTCAAGTGAAGAGTAAGATTCCACTCCTAAGCAGATCCAAATCGACGGTGCTGATTTCAGGGGAGACTGGAACGGGCAAGGAATTGTTTGCACGGGCGCTTCATTATTCGAGTGAGCGGAGCGGGAAGCCGTTCGTGCCGGTGAATTGCGCGGCCTTGCCGGATCAGCTGGTTGAAAACGAGTTGTTCGGTCACAGCAAGGGGGCATTCACCGGCGCACTCGTCGAGAAACAGGGGCTGTTTCATGAGGCAGACGGTGGGACCTTGTTCCTCGATGAAATCAATAGTCTCAATATGGTGGCGCAAAGCAAACTCCTGCGTGTGCTTCAGGATCAGGAGTTTAGACCACTGGGCTCAACGAAGAGTCGAGTCGTCGATGTGAAGATCGTGGCCGCGACGAATACGGACTTGAGGTACTTGGTCAAAGCACGCCAATTCCGCGAAGACCTGTTCTATCGTTTGAATGTGTTGTCCGTGGTGCTTCCTCCACTGCGTGACAGAAGGGAAGACATCCCGGAGCTCGCGAGGCAGTTTTTGAAGCGCTCTGCCGAAGAATTTGGCAAGGGAGATGTCCAACTGTCTACCGACGCCATAAAGAAACTGATGAACTATGCATGGCCGGGTAATGTGAGGGAGTTGCAAAGCGTGATCCATCACGCGGCAGCGATGGCGATGGGCGATGCACTTGAAGGTCAGGACCTCGACTTGCCTGATCATGAGCCGACTGGATCAGCAGTGACGTGTGTGCCAGAGGGAATCGTGATCGATCAGTGCGGGTTTCAGGCTATGAAGATCAAGATGATCGACGAATTCGAGCGGGCATATCTGAGTCAGATGCTCTCCACCCATCAGGGGAATATTTCCAAAGCCGCACGCGCCGCGCGAAAAGAGCGCCGCGCTTTCCAACGGTTGCTCCATAAGCACGGCCTCGATCGTCGTAGTTTTTCTGCGGCTTAG
- a CDS encoding A24 family peptidase: protein MIHRANQSIQGREAEGDAREIRETMMPSMLIIVLTSLLITAIYTDLRWARIPNWLTFSAMGFGILVQAWMGGLHSALISLAGLGVGMGLFLLPYACRAIGAGDVKLMAAVGSMLGPFGALSVAALSVLVGGLYALGAMSYQWGLAATSKKLAFATYGAFMTGGTTGVGDLQLPFRLRYALAIGAGTLLFLGGVQPFGG, encoded by the coding sequence ATGATACATCGGGCTAACCAATCCATCCAGGGCCGCGAAGCGGAAGGTGATGCGCGGGAGATTCGAGAGACCATGATGCCATCCATGCTGATCATCGTTCTAACATCACTACTGATCACGGCAATTTATACAGATCTTCGATGGGCTCGCATCCCGAACTGGCTCACTTTTTCGGCAATGGGCTTCGGCATTCTCGTGCAGGCATGGATGGGTGGGCTGCACAGCGCGTTGATTAGCTTGGCCGGCCTTGGCGTGGGTATGGGACTGTTTCTACTTCCCTATGCTTGCAGAGCCATTGGAGCGGGCGATGTGAAATTGATGGCGGCGGTCGGCTCAATGCTCGGTCCATTTGGAGCGCTCTCCGTCGCCGCGCTTTCAGTCTTAGTCGGAGGGCTCTATGCGCTCGGTGCCATGAGCTATCAGTGGGGCCTCGCCGCCACATCCAAGAAATTAGCGTTCGCCACGTATGGCGCATTCATGACTGGGGGAACGACTGGGGTAGGGGATTTACAATTGCCGTTTCGGCTTCGGTACGCGTTGGCGATTGGCGCCGGTACCCTACTTTTTCTCGGAGGGGTCCAGCCCTTCGGGGGATAG
- a CDS encoding Flp family type IVb pilin, translating to MLNAIRQFVKEEEGASAAEYALLLAVVVLGMAAASQALGTNIGQAIQRAATCVGGGAC from the coding sequence ATGTTGAACGCAATTCGCCAGTTCGTGAAGGAAGAAGAAGGTGCTTCGGCTGCTGAATATGCTCTGCTCTTGGCGGTGGTTGTTCTCGGGATGGCTGCTGCGAGTCAAGCGCTAGGCACCAACATCGGGCAGGCCATTCAGAGGGCCGCGACCTGCGTCGGTGGTGGTGCGTGCTAG
- a CDS encoding tetratricopeptide repeat protein: MTDMQSLKVLFTAGVIVGVSTLTGCSGTKDQLASSFDMAEYRKMMEEQKNQQERLAEASPSTPEMTVEEHERRGDLDAQARNYPVASLHYDKALKADPTRNSVRLKLGQMFLQQGLLDPALTQFQDSRTREPESAAVHEGMGQIYLLQGKLAEAEKALTKAITLNPSNWQSHNLLGLVYDQEKRHTDAIASYQTALTYRPREPSVLNNLGLAYALSGNYESAIDAYEQAIAAGSRSPKLYNNLGVAFVQRRRYVDALNTFKKATDEPRAYNNLGVALLGVSSTKKAVACFEKAIELSPQYYEKASENLRIARQAVPNAANGTATSNMPDTSSCP; this comes from the coding sequence ATGACAGATATGCAATCTTTGAAGGTATTGTTCACTGCCGGTGTTATTGTGGGAGTTTCCACCCTCACCGGATGCAGCGGAACAAAAGATCAGCTCGCGTCGTCATTCGATATGGCGGAATATCGGAAGATGATGGAAGAACAGAAGAATCAACAGGAACGCCTGGCGGAGGCCTCCCCCTCAACCCCTGAGATGACGGTAGAAGAGCATGAGCGCCGGGGAGATCTCGACGCGCAGGCTCGGAATTATCCAGTGGCAAGTCTTCACTATGACAAAGCTTTGAAGGCCGATCCTACCCGCAACTCAGTCAGACTCAAGCTGGGGCAGATGTTTTTGCAACAAGGGCTTCTCGATCCCGCTCTGACACAGTTTCAGGATTCACGAACCCGTGAGCCCGAGTCTGCAGCGGTCCATGAGGGCATGGGGCAGATCTATCTGCTGCAGGGCAAGTTGGCGGAAGCGGAGAAGGCCTTGACCAAGGCCATCACGCTCAACCCATCCAACTGGCAATCTCATAACCTCTTGGGTCTCGTGTACGACCAGGAAAAGCGCCATACCGACGCCATTGCGTCCTATCAGACGGCCCTGACCTATCGACCGCGCGAGCCGAGCGTGTTGAATAATCTGGGCCTCGCCTACGCGCTGAGCGGCAATTACGAATCCGCCATCGACGCCTACGAGCAGGCCATTGCAGCCGGTTCTCGCTCTCCAAAGCTCTATAACAATTTGGGCGTCGCCTTTGTCCAGCGCCGCCGTTATGTCGATGCGCTCAACACCTTCAAAAAAGCGACGGACGAACCACGCGCCTATAACAACCTCGGTGTCGCCCTCCTCGGCGTCAGCAGTACAAAGAAAGCTGTCGCCTGCTTCGAGAAAGCCATAGAACTCAGCCCGCAGTACTATGAGAAAGCATCGGAGAATCTTCGGATTGCCCGCCAAGCAGTTCCCAACGCCGCTAATGGGACGGCTACGTCGAATATGCCTGACACCAGCTCTTGCCCATAA